The DNA segment GTTCTGCTCGGGGGTATAGGGCGTGATGTATTCCTGCTTCAGGCCGTAGTCCTTGACCAGAGCCCGGTAGGCCCGGGAGCCGAACACGAGGCCATTGTCATGGCGGAGGGCGAGGCCCGGCGGTGCGCCGTGGGTCCATCCGAACCGGTGGATCAGGGCTTCTTCCAGAGCGCGTTCCGCATTCTGGGCCCTGGCCGTTCGATCCAGGCTCCAGCCCAGGACTTCGCGGGTGCAGCAGTCCAGGACGGGCACGAACGCGCACCAACCATCAACCCCGCATTCCACCAGGGCGATGTCCGTGGACCAGCGCTGGTTGGGGAACGGGGCAATGGATTTCGACCCCGGCACCCTTGGGCGCTTCCCCACGGCCCGCTGGCGGCAGCTCCAGCCCTTGATCCGCATGAGGCGGTGGATCTTCTTGCGATTGGTGGACTGACCCAGGCGATACCTCAACCAGGCCCATACCCGCCGGATGCCGAAGGTCGGGTGGGCCTGGATGATCTCGTGGACGGTCCTGGCCAGGGCCTCGTCCACCGGGCGATGCAGCTTCTCCACCTTGGGCTGGTGGTAGACCGTGGAGCGCGGCACACCGAGCACCCGGCAGAGGCGAGTCATCGGGATCTCCATCCCCGCCTCCAGCACATCGCACCGCACCGCATTCACGAGATCCCTTCCGGCAAGTCCTTGCCGAGAATGCGATGCGCTTTTTTTAGGATGTCCACCTCCAGCGCCAGCTCGCCGACCTTGGCTTGCAGGCGCTGCTTCTCGGCCTCCCACTGGGCCTCGCGGTCCCGTGGGTGGGTGCGCAGGGCCTCCGTGCCCTGGCTGAGGAAGTCGTCCTTCCACTGCTCCAACTCGGCCACGGTCAGCCCGTGCTGGCGGGCGGCATCGGCGGCCGTGATCTTTCCCTTGATCAGGTCCAGAACGACGGCGGCCTTCCTTTTGGCCGTCCATCGCTGGATATTCCCTTCGGGGAGGGGTTGGGTTTGGGACATAGGGGTTCTCCTGGTGAAGGACCTGAGCCCTCCGGAGCCGCCGCGCCAGGGTGCTTCGCTTCGGTCGGCCTACGGCCTCCCATCGCTTCGCACCCTGGCGGCTGGATATCATCCTTCTCGGCTCCTTATTGCCTGTCCAACCTCAGAGGGGGACGGAATAGGACGGCCAAAAGGAAGGCCGCCGTCGTTCTGGACCTGATCAAGGGAAAGATCACGGCCGCCGATGCCGCCCGTCAGCACGGGCTGACCGTGGCCGAGTTGGAGCAGTGGAAGGACGACTTCCTCAGCCAGGGCACGGATGTAATGACCCAGTGAAAAGCTGCTCAGGGGATACTCCAAAGGAGACCCCCATGAGTGGAGCCATGGAAGACGAGATCAAACGATGGACGGCACGCCGGAAGGCGGCATTGGTGCTGGAGATCATCCAGGGGAAGACGACGGTGGCGGAAGCCAGCCGGGCCTTCGACCTTCCCCCCTCGGAGATCGAGGGATGGATGGAGGATGGCAAACGCGGGATGGAGAACGCCCTCCCAAGTCCTTCTCCCATCAGACGTCTAATCGCTGGAGATCGATAACGCCGTCGTGGTCCAATGGATTCATCAGGCACAGGTATGATTCATTCGATTCAATGGATTCTGACTTCTCACGGTGCAATGCGGGGGCGCCACCGGCAGGTGGCGAGCGGGGCGCATGCGCTTCGGTGAGCACGCCCTTGCGAGAGGTTGGATCACGGCGCTGGATTTGGACAGGGCTTTGGCTGTCCAAGCTCAAGGCGGTGAGCGGCTGGGAATGCTATTGGTGCGCATGGGAAGTCTCAGCCGACGCCAGCGGTTGGAGATTCTCGGGCAGATGTCCGGTATGGCTTTTCTAGAGCGCCTGCCAGTTCTCTTCCTGCCTATGGAAGGCGCGTTTGGTGAGCGGACTCGAACCTATGTCGCTCGCCGGGGACCCTGGCGGCGGAGAAATTTTCGGACGATTCGGCTGAGCGGTCGTGTGTGCTCCCGTTCTCGCATTCGCCGGCCCATGGAATGGGTGGCTCTGCCCGATCCTTTCGATTTTGAGACGAGAACCAACCTACGGGTATGGCGCCCGGCGGCGAAGCAGATCTTCTATGATTTCCCGCCTCAGGCTGCGGGGACGATCGCGGTTTCCCTGGGGGAACAGGCAGGCGGAGGCCTCTCCAGCCCGGTCGTGGACTGGCTGGATGAATCCCTGGCCGAAGGCGTTCGTCTGGGCGCATCGGACCTGCATTTTGTGCGAGAGCAAGGAATCATGGTGCTTCGCTATAGAATCCATGGTCGTTTCAGGCCGGGACCTGC comes from the Geothrix sp. 21YS21S-4 genome and includes:
- a CDS encoding IS3 family transposase, whose translation is MGGREAAPASQGRRAGAGGGHPKKSASHSRQGLAGRDLVNAVRCDVLEAGMEIPMTRLCRVLGVPRSTVYHQPKVEKLHRPVDEALARTVHEIIQAHPTFGIRRVWAWLRYRLGQSTNRKKIHRLMRIKGWSCRQRAVGKRPRVPGSKSIAPFPNQRWSTDIALVECGVDGWCAFVPVLDCCTREVLGWSLDRTARAQNAERALEEALIHRFGWTHGAPPGLALRHDNGLVFGSRAYRALVKDYGLKQEYITPYTPEQNGLCERFIRSFKEECAWLHRFQDIREARAVIARYIDHFNTQRPHQALAYRTPREAFLNPQPAA
- a CDS encoding DUF1153 domain-containing protein, with translation MSQTQPLPEGNIQRWTAKRKAAVVLDLIKGKITAADAARQHGLTVAELEQWKDDFLSQGTEALRTHPRDREAQWEAEKQRLQAKVGELALEVDILKKAHRILGKDLPEGIS
- a CDS encoding helix-turn-helix domain-containing protein; protein product: MGHRGSPGEGPEPSGAAAPGCFASVGLRPPIASHPGGWISSFSAPYCLSNLRGGRNRTAKRKAAVVLDLIKGKITAADAARQHGLTVAELEQWKDDFLSQGTDVMTQ
- a CDS encoding DUF1153 domain-containing protein; amino-acid sequence: MSGAMEDEIKRWTARRKAALVLEIIQGKTTVAEASRAFDLPPSEIEGWMEDGKRGMENALPSPSPIRRLIAGDR